The following proteins are co-located in the Marinomonas profundi genome:
- a CDS encoding heme biosynthesis HemY N-terminal domain-containing protein has protein sequence MRKLLFLLVIMMAVGGVLGLLMRQDSGYVLLAYNGVTIETSLWVLIVAMILLLFVLSWVKKVLFFVLRPSNSLAKVTGNLAQKRASRNTIRGMLELVGGNWNKAEKLLTNSAEKVPYPLINYIGAAYAASEQDEHERSKALLRSAHKSTPEAEFAIGFAQSQIQLKQGHYEGALASLLRLQKLKPKHRQILKMLVTVYTKLKDWDALLALTPTLKKDGIYDDDNMLELERNAFLALLDKIKFRNKLGQNSKELVAEVENLWNKLDTLSQDDRMRQLYAKTLINFGDDTKAEFFIRTSLNQKWSEDLIYEYGNVNQVAPKKLLTQCESWLKKEPASANLYLVCGRLSQSMMLWGKARDYYEQALSLDSQNEALAELSRLLKAMGEAKASQELMMISVNQASHQLKALPLP, from the coding sequence ATGAGAAAGCTTCTCTTCTTACTGGTTATTATGATGGCGGTTGGCGGTGTCTTGGGCTTACTGATGCGCCAAGACAGTGGCTATGTATTATTGGCTTACAATGGCGTAACAATAGAAACCAGCTTGTGGGTACTCATTGTAGCCATGATCCTGCTATTGTTTGTCCTCAGCTGGGTCAAAAAAGTGTTGTTTTTTGTACTAAGACCCAGTAATTCATTGGCCAAAGTCACGGGGAATTTGGCGCAAAAAAGAGCCTCTCGAAACACCATCAGAGGCATGCTAGAACTGGTTGGCGGCAACTGGAACAAAGCCGAAAAACTCCTCACCAACAGTGCGGAAAAAGTCCCTTATCCCCTCATCAATTATATTGGCGCCGCTTATGCAGCCAGTGAACAAGATGAGCACGAACGTTCGAAGGCGCTATTGCGTTCAGCGCATAAATCAACCCCCGAAGCGGAATTCGCCATCGGCTTTGCACAAAGCCAGATTCAACTAAAACAAGGCCATTATGAAGGCGCGCTGGCGTCGTTATTACGTTTACAAAAACTCAAACCTAAACACCGACAAATACTGAAAATGCTCGTGACAGTTTATACCAAGCTCAAAGACTGGGACGCATTACTGGCGCTCACGCCAACACTCAAAAAAGACGGTATTTATGACGACGACAACATGCTCGAACTGGAGCGAAATGCTTTTTTAGCCTTGCTTGATAAAATCAAGTTTCGCAACAAACTAGGGCAAAACAGCAAAGAACTCGTCGCGGAAGTAGAGAACCTATGGAATAAATTAGACACGCTTTCACAAGACGACAGAATGCGACAGCTCTATGCAAAAACCCTCATTAATTTTGGTGACGACACCAAAGCAGAGTTTTTTATTCGCACCAGCTTGAATCAAAAATGGTCAGAAGATCTCATCTATGAATATGGCAATGTAAACCAAGTCGCGCCCAAAAAACTGCTCACTCAGTGTGAGAGCTGGCTCAAGAAAGAGCCTGCCAGCGCCAACCTTTATCTTGTCTGTGGACGTCTAAGTCAGTCGATGATGTTATGGGGTAAAGCGAGAGACTATTATGAACAGGCACTGTCGCTTGATTCACAAAATGAAGCGCTTGCTGAATTGAGCCGACTACTCAAAGCAATGGGAGAAGCCAAAGCCAGCCAAGAACTCATGATGATCAGCGTAAACCAAGCCAGCCATCAATTAAAAGCGCTGCCGTTGCCTTAG
- the prmC gene encoding peptide chain release factor N(5)-glutamine methyltransferase, which produces MRMDELLKGAYERLSSISDTAQLDAQLLLAHVLAVSTAYFYTWPEKEVGATDMERFNSLLARRERGEPVAYLLGHQAFWSLDLDVAPCTLIPRADTERLVEVALSVLDRNRASRILDLGTGTGAIALALASELPKSTVVGVDLVDDAVALAKRNALRHQLGNASFVQSSWFAALAGCEPFDLIVSNPPYIDPDDEHLSLGDVRFEPKSALVAENHGMADIEHIICLAPNYMAPNAYLMFEHGYDQAAAVRASLSEAGFVAVESFQDFGGNDRVTIGQYR; this is translated from the coding sequence ATGCGAATGGATGAACTGTTAAAAGGCGCTTACGAGCGCCTTTCTTCTATTTCGGACACCGCTCAGTTGGATGCCCAGCTTTTGTTGGCTCACGTCCTTGCTGTGTCGACTGCCTATTTCTACACCTGGCCTGAGAAAGAGGTCGGTGCGACAGATATGGAACGTTTTAATAGTCTGTTGGCGCGCCGAGAACGAGGCGAGCCGGTGGCGTATTTATTGGGTCATCAGGCGTTTTGGAGTTTAGACCTTGACGTCGCGCCTTGTACCTTGATTCCTCGGGCGGACACCGAACGGCTGGTGGAAGTGGCCTTGTCTGTGCTGGATAGAAACCGGGCGAGTCGCATTCTAGACCTGGGGACTGGAACGGGCGCCATTGCCTTGGCATTGGCGTCAGAACTGCCTAAATCGACTGTGGTTGGGGTGGATCTGGTTGACGATGCGGTGGCCTTGGCGAAACGCAATGCTCTACGCCATCAGCTTGGCAATGCGAGCTTCGTGCAAAGTAGTTGGTTTGCGGCATTGGCAGGCTGTGAGCCCTTTGATTTGATCGTCTCAAATCCACCTTATATTGACCCTGACGATGAACATTTGTCACTGGGCGATGTGCGCTTTGAGCCGAAAAGCGCGCTAGTGGCGGAGAATCATGGCATGGCGGACATCGAACATATTATTTGTCTGGCGCCTAATTATATGGCGCCAAATGCTTATTTGATGTTTGAACATGGTTATGATCAGGCGGCGGCGGTTCGGGCCAGCCTGAGCGAGGCGGGTTTTGTGGCGGTAGAAAGTTTTCAAGATTTTGGCGGCAATGATCGAGTTACGATAGGTCAATATCGATAG
- a CDS encoding uroporphyrinogen-III C-methyltransferase, which translates to MTENNKQDQHPDGAIEATPTTEASQTIKSTEDQSRNVKKSPKNNTQSSSSSTLFISVSLGLSVIALATSGWLYFQSTQSTLDKDVARLASSHTNLDNKLNANTVNKTQFNQLIEQVIQSEAAIQNQKEQLATQQAQQADKLLSLESKLNRMSNTTKEDWKLAETEYLIRLANQRLLLESDSAGAATLLINADDILNELEDPIVFTTRKALAKDIQALKSTSQFDLEGAYLQLNALYDNVATLPQREPSKAWQATITETTNTTPDTSNKILSVLDSFWQSVRSLIVINYNHKPIDALLPPEVYQQLITGLQLQLDVAQVALIKGEPVIYQQALSRIADAVTEHFDTQAKSVVSFLGNLTTLQQLNPAPKLPLPRASLLAIKSLMKDWHNRSGDTLQSDIDFPQQPPVENNATAPQIDSGDEQ; encoded by the coding sequence ATGACTGAAAACAATAAGCAAGATCAACATCCAGACGGCGCTATTGAAGCCACCCCAACAACTGAAGCTTCCCAAACAATAAAGAGCACAGAAGACCAATCGCGTAACGTAAAAAAATCCCCCAAGAACAACACCCAATCTTCATCGTCTAGCACGCTGTTTATCTCTGTTTCACTCGGACTTTCTGTTATTGCGCTAGCGACAAGCGGCTGGCTGTATTTTCAAAGCACCCAAAGCACCCTAGACAAAGACGTGGCGCGACTAGCCTCTTCGCACACCAACCTAGACAACAAGCTTAATGCGAATACCGTCAATAAAACCCAATTCAACCAGCTTATTGAGCAGGTTATACAGTCAGAAGCCGCCATCCAGAACCAAAAAGAACAACTCGCCACCCAACAAGCACAACAAGCAGATAAACTTCTGTCTCTTGAATCAAAGCTAAACAGAATGAGCAACACCACTAAGGAAGACTGGAAACTAGCCGAAACGGAATACCTCATTCGGCTTGCCAACCAACGCTTATTGCTTGAATCTGACAGTGCTGGCGCTGCAACACTGCTTATTAATGCCGATGATATTCTGAATGAGCTAGAAGACCCTATTGTATTTACCACACGCAAAGCGCTCGCCAAAGACATCCAAGCGTTAAAATCCACCAGCCAATTTGACCTAGAAGGCGCTTACCTTCAACTCAATGCACTGTACGACAATGTCGCCACATTACCGCAAAGAGAGCCATCAAAAGCATGGCAGGCGACGATCACTGAGACGACCAACACAACGCCCGACACCAGCAATAAAATCCTTTCGGTATTAGACAGCTTCTGGCAATCCGTTCGTTCACTGATCGTTATCAATTACAACCACAAACCGATTGACGCTCTGTTGCCACCGGAAGTCTATCAACAACTTATAACCGGCTTGCAACTTCAACTCGATGTTGCTCAGGTAGCCTTAATAAAAGGCGAGCCTGTTATTTATCAACAAGCATTATCACGAATAGCCGATGCGGTTACCGAACATTTTGACACTCAAGCCAAGAGCGTTGTTTCCTTTCTTGGCAACCTTACAACACTGCAGCAGCTAAACCCCGCACCTAAACTCCCGTTACCCAGAGCATCATTATTAGCCATCAAATCTCTTATGAAAGACTGGCATAATCGCTCAGGAGACACCCTGCAAAGCGATATAGATTTCCCCCAACAGCCGCCGGTAGAAAATAACGCCACCGCTCCTCAAATAGACTCAGGAGATGAACAATGA
- the prfA gene encoding peptide chain release factor 1, translated as MKESIKLKLESLSDRYDELSALLGIAEVIMDQDLFRAYSKEYAELEPVVNCFNEFQQIDENIAEAELMMTDADPDIKEMGVEEYKAGHAQKEALQLVLQKLLLPKDPNDSRNVFLEVRAGTGGDEASIFSGDLFRMYSRYAETQRWKVEIVSASDGEHGGYKEVIARIVGEGAYSKLKFESGAHRVQRVPATESQGRIHTSACTVAVMPEMDEVDDIIINKSDLRIDTFRASGAGGQHVNKTDSAIRLTHIPTGVVVECQEERSQHKNRAKAMSLLASRLQAAEQEKAASAQSETRKSLVGTGDRSERIRTYNYPQGRVTDHRINLTLYKLDEIVTGELDALINPLVNEFQAEQLAALSGDN; from the coding sequence ATGAAAGAATCGATTAAGTTAAAGTTAGAAAGTTTATCGGATCGTTATGATGAGTTATCCGCCTTATTAGGTATAGCCGAAGTCATTATGGATCAAGATTTGTTCCGCGCTTATTCCAAAGAATACGCAGAACTCGAGCCGGTGGTGAATTGTTTCAATGAGTTTCAGCAAATAGATGAAAATATTGCGGAAGCAGAATTGATGATGACCGACGCCGACCCCGATATTAAAGAAATGGGGGTGGAAGAATACAAAGCTGGGCATGCGCAAAAAGAAGCGCTGCAGTTGGTATTGCAAAAATTGCTGTTACCAAAAGACCCGAATGATTCCCGCAATGTGTTTTTGGAAGTTCGAGCCGGTACGGGCGGGGATGAAGCGTCTATTTTTTCGGGTGATTTATTTCGCATGTACTCGCGTTATGCCGAAACGCAGCGCTGGAAAGTGGAGATCGTCAGTGCGAGCGATGGGGAACATGGCGGCTACAAAGAAGTGATTGCTCGAATCGTTGGTGAGGGGGCGTATTCTAAGTTGAAATTTGAATCTGGCGCTCACCGAGTGCAGCGTGTTCCTGCGACGGAATCACAAGGGCGTATTCATACGTCGGCGTGTACGGTGGCGGTGATGCCTGAAATGGATGAAGTGGATGACATTATCATCAATAAATCAGACTTGCGTATTGATACTTTTCGCGCCTCTGGTGCCGGTGGTCAGCACGTCAACAAAACCGACTCGGCGATTCGTCTGACGCACATTCCAACCGGTGTGGTGGTGGAATGTCAGGAAGAGCGCTCGCAACATAAGAACCGTGCCAAAGCCATGTCTTTGTTGGCGTCTCGTTTGCAAGCCGCTGAGCAAGAAAAAGCCGCGAGTGCACAATCTGAAACCCGTAAATCCTTGGTGGGAACGGGGGATCGCTCGGAGCGCATTCGAACCTATAACTATCCTCAAGGCCGTGTAACCGATCATCGTATCAATTTAACGCTATACAAATTGGACGAGATTGTGACGGGTGAATTGGATGCGTTAATCAACCCATTAGTGAATGAGTTCCAAGCGGAACAGCTTGCTGCGCTCAGTGGCGATAACTAA
- the hemC gene encoding hydroxymethylbilane synthase: MKDKIVIATRESQLALWQANNIKAQLESLYPEMKVELLGMTTKGDQILDSPLSKIGGKGLFVKELESALMDGRADIAVHSMKDVPMAFPEGLGLAVICEREDPSDAFVSNKVESLEQLPSGAVVGTSSLRRACQLKMNRPDLIVKDLRGNVNTRLKKMDDGEYDAIILATAGLVRLEMLDRIRQRIPAETSLPAGGQGAMGIECRSDDVQTIQLLAPLQHEETAVRVTAERAVNERLNGGCQAPIACFAVLTDDTIWLRGLVGSPDGKTMIEGEIRGSKDDAKSLGVQLADDLLARGANVILDALYD, encoded by the coding sequence GTGAAAGATAAAATTGTGATCGCAACCAGAGAAAGCCAGTTAGCCCTTTGGCAAGCCAACAACATCAAAGCACAACTAGAAAGCCTCTACCCAGAGATGAAAGTTGAATTGCTTGGCATGACAACAAAAGGCGATCAGATTTTAGATTCACCACTGTCTAAAATTGGCGGCAAAGGCCTTTTTGTCAAAGAGCTAGAAAGCGCGCTGATGGATGGTCGGGCGGACATTGCCGTACATTCCATGAAAGACGTGCCAATGGCCTTTCCAGAAGGCTTAGGACTGGCCGTAATTTGTGAACGAGAAGACCCGAGTGATGCTTTTGTTTCTAATAAAGTGGAATCACTGGAGCAACTTCCGAGCGGTGCAGTTGTGGGCACATCAAGTTTGCGCCGTGCCTGCCAATTAAAAATGAATCGCCCTGATCTGATCGTCAAAGATCTACGCGGTAATGTTAATACGCGTCTGAAAAAAATGGATGATGGCGAATACGATGCCATTATTTTGGCAACCGCTGGTTTGGTTCGCCTAGAAATGCTTGACCGCATTCGTCAAAGAATACCGGCCGAAACCAGTTTACCCGCAGGCGGCCAAGGGGCGATGGGCATAGAATGTCGCTCTGATGATGTGCAAACCATTCAATTGCTTGCACCTCTGCAACATGAAGAAACCGCCGTTCGCGTTACCGCAGAGCGCGCCGTCAATGAGCGTCTTAACGGTGGCTGCCAGGCCCCTATTGCCTGTTTTGCGGTATTAACTGACGATACCATTTGGCTAAGAGGTTTGGTGGGTAGTCCGGATGGCAAAACCATGATTGAAGGGGAAATTCGCGGGTCTAAAGACGACGCAAAATCCCTTGGCGTGCAATTAGCCGACGATTTATTGGCGCGTGGCGCCAACGTCATCCTTGACGCCTTATACGATTAA
- a CDS encoding uroporphyrinogen-III synthase, with product MQDCHILITRPEPENSLSCERISAHGWTAIPLPMLDIVAIEEAAQKAVIRAQVFNIDTFDYVLFVSKNAARLAGDWLDACWPMLPANVHWIGIGQGTTQALIEEGIPAISNPGQTTEALLEWLKPVKMKDQKILIVRGEGGRPELGNKLQERGANVSYLSLYERRKPRYSAQTFFMLPDIHLIWVTSGESLDNLSEYVTQHKPEWKTLPILTPSARVNQQAKEMGWINASCANGADDNSLIKATEFHIGKQND from the coding sequence GTGCAAGACTGTCATATTCTCATCACTCGACCCGAACCAGAAAATTCGCTCAGCTGTGAACGCATTAGCGCTCACGGCTGGACAGCAATTCCGCTGCCGATGCTAGACATTGTTGCTATAGAAGAGGCGGCGCAAAAAGCGGTTATTCGAGCACAAGTGTTTAATATTGATACTTTTGATTATGTCCTCTTTGTTAGCAAAAATGCGGCCCGCTTGGCGGGTGATTGGTTAGACGCTTGCTGGCCGATGCTGCCGGCCAATGTTCATTGGATTGGCATAGGGCAAGGCACAACACAAGCCCTCATCGAGGAAGGGATTCCCGCTATCTCTAATCCGGGGCAGACCACAGAAGCCTTACTTGAGTGGTTAAAACCTGTCAAAATGAAAGATCAAAAAATATTAATTGTTCGAGGCGAAGGAGGACGCCCAGAACTCGGCAACAAACTGCAAGAAAGAGGGGCAAACGTCAGCTATCTTTCGCTTTATGAAAGAAGAAAACCTCGCTATTCTGCTCAAACTTTCTTCATGCTGCCCGATATCCATTTAATATGGGTCACCAGTGGCGAAAGCTTAGATAATCTTTCAGAATACGTGACACAACATAAGCCTGAATGGAAAACACTCCCTATACTGACTCCCAGTGCTAGAGTGAATCAGCAAGCAAAAGAAATGGGTTGGATTAATGCCTCGTGCGCAAATGGCGCTGACGACAATAGCTTGATCAAAGCAACAGAATTTCACATAGGAAAACAGAATGACTGA
- the yaaA gene encoding peroxide stress protein YaaA: MKFLISPAKTLDLTSKPNIDTFSMPELLDDSQQLIETIKPYAPADIASLMKLSDKLATLNVSRYQEWQKEHNQDNSRPAIYTFMGDVYTGLDAYSLSEQDMLYAQQSLRILSGLYGLLKPLDLMQAYRLEMGTRLKNPRGSNLYQFWGDTLVNKINDSLAEDELLVNLASNEYFKAVNVKQLKAPLISPNFLDEKNGKFKVISFYAKKARGLMARYLIEKRCETLDELKAFDLAGYRYDPQQSTQNSPVFIRPESAQPNK, from the coding sequence ATGAAGTTTTTAATTTCTCCAGCAAAAACACTGGACCTCACCTCAAAACCTAATATCGATACCTTTAGCATGCCCGAGTTGTTAGACGACTCTCAACAGCTCATTGAAACGATAAAACCTTACGCACCAGCGGACATCGCCTCTTTAATGAAGCTTAGCGATAAGTTGGCGACGCTCAACGTATCTCGTTACCAAGAGTGGCAAAAAGAACACAATCAAGACAACAGTCGCCCTGCTATTTATACCTTTATGGGGGATGTGTACACAGGGCTAGACGCCTACTCTCTAAGCGAACAAGACATGCTGTACGCACAACAGTCTCTGCGCATTTTAAGTGGCCTGTACGGTTTACTAAAACCCTTAGACCTAATGCAAGCCTACCGACTCGAAATGGGCACCCGTTTGAAAAACCCCAGAGGCAGTAATCTTTATCAATTTTGGGGTGACACTCTAGTTAACAAAATCAATGACTCGCTTGCAGAAGATGAGTTACTCGTTAACCTCGCCTCCAACGAATACTTTAAAGCCGTGAATGTCAAACAGCTCAAAGCGCCATTAATCAGCCCAAACTTTCTTGACGAGAAAAACGGTAAATTTAAAGTAATCAGCTTTTATGCCAAAAAAGCCCGTGGTTTGATGGCTCGTTACCTGATTGAAAAGCGCTGTGAGACATTAGACGAACTCAAGGCGTTTGATCTGGCGGGCTATCGATACGATCCACAGCAATCTACCCAAAACAGCCCGGTGTTTATTCGCCCAGAAAGCGCGCAACCGAACAAGTAA
- a CDS encoding methyl-accepting chemotaxis protein yields the protein MRKNTPVTNQEKNFSNDEKLVSTTDLQGNIIHCNDAFVSVSGFEKNELIGSPHNIVRHPDMPEEAFRVMWETLKQGKAWMGLVKNRCKNGDFYWVDAYVTPVTDSGKVVGYESVRTVPHRDDVIRAEKVYKRINAGKRVMPVMLGSWKFVLPVISLVVAGGAASVNIVYGVVVLAVASLLANGLFLLDHVALQATLRKRLSSAFLHPLAGITYSDRELNTAVLDVGIKSLLSRLDAICTRFEEESLKVAEQSKVGLALTLDTTQGMVSQQHETQDVAAAMLQMTTTINDVAQHVQMTADSAKSSFESAKSGQKVVQETRLSIRQLSDTVNDISETVQDLANHSEKIAQVAQMIDQIAEQTNLLALNAAIEAARAGEYGRGFAVVADEVRQLAQRTQGSTKDIHQIIETLRSGTQNSVVIANQGKQDAQEGLDKITTMENSFATIVAAVSNISDMSMQMSAAVEEQAHVSEDINRQIVRISDLAVESSEKSSTSSDGIRVLQRVAEGMHELVVRFK from the coding sequence ATGCGTAAAAATACCCCCGTGACGAATCAAGAAAAAAACTTCTCCAATGATGAAAAACTGGTTTCTACCACTGATTTACAAGGCAATATTATTCACTGTAATGATGCTTTTGTCAGCGTCAGTGGTTTCGAAAAAAATGAATTAATTGGCAGCCCTCATAATATTGTGCGTCATCCTGATATGCCAGAAGAAGCGTTTCGCGTGATGTGGGAAACCTTAAAGCAAGGCAAAGCGTGGATGGGGTTGGTAAAGAACCGTTGCAAAAACGGCGATTTTTACTGGGTCGACGCCTATGTCACCCCCGTGACGGACTCTGGCAAAGTGGTTGGATATGAGTCGGTAAGAACGGTTCCACATCGTGACGATGTCATCAGAGCTGAGAAGGTGTACAAACGCATTAATGCAGGAAAACGTGTGATGCCAGTCATGCTTGGATCGTGGAAGTTTGTATTGCCAGTGATTAGTCTGGTTGTTGCTGGAGGCGCCGCTAGCGTTAATATTGTCTATGGGGTGGTGGTATTAGCCGTAGCGAGTTTATTGGCAAATGGGCTGTTTTTGCTTGACCATGTTGCGCTGCAAGCGACCCTAAGAAAGCGTTTGTCTAGCGCATTTTTGCACCCGTTAGCAGGCATTACTTATTCTGATCGCGAGCTAAACACTGCGGTACTTGATGTGGGGATAAAAAGCTTATTGTCTCGGTTGGATGCTATCTGTACCCGCTTTGAAGAAGAGTCGTTGAAGGTGGCCGAGCAGTCTAAAGTTGGTTTGGCACTGACGCTCGATACAACGCAAGGCATGGTTAGTCAACAACACGAAACACAGGACGTCGCAGCCGCTATGTTGCAGATGACAACCACCATCAATGATGTGGCCCAGCATGTGCAAATGACCGCCGATAGCGCTAAGTCATCTTTTGAATCAGCGAAAAGCGGTCAAAAAGTGGTGCAAGAAACACGTCTGTCTATTCGTCAATTAAGTGACACGGTTAATGATATTAGTGAAACGGTACAAGACCTTGCGAATCACTCGGAAAAAATAGCGCAAGTGGCGCAAATGATCGATCAAATTGCTGAGCAAACCAACTTGCTGGCGTTAAATGCGGCCATCGAAGCGGCACGTGCTGGCGAGTATGGGCGAGGCTTTGCGGTGGTGGCCGATGAAGTTCGTCAGCTTGCGCAGCGGACTCAAGGCTCGACGAAAGACATTCATCAGATTATAGAAACGCTGCGTAGTGGTACTCAAAACTCGGTAGTGATAGCGAATCAAGGCAAACAAGACGCACAGGAAGGGCTCGATAAAATAACCACAATGGAAAACTCTTTTGCGACTATTGTCGCGGCGGTATCCAATATCAGTGATATGTCGATGCAAATGTCTGCGGCAGTAGAAGAACAGGCGCATGTGTCAGAGGATATTAATCGGCAAATTGTTCGTATTTCCGATTTAGCGGTAGAGAGTTCAGAGAAATCAAGCACTTCCAGTGACGGTATTCGTGTGTTGCAACGTGTTGCGGAAGGTATGCATGAGTTGGTGGTGCGGTTTAAGTAG
- the hemA gene encoding glutamyl-tRNA reductase gives MPLITIGVNHKTAPVSMRERVAFAPEKMIDALSSLIAEKKANEAVIVSTCNRTELYCSVDDFSKADDVIAWLGEYHGIALAELQQYCYTHADDDSVRHIMRVASGLDSLVLGEPQILGQVKSAYAVSQEGACIGPELQSLFQRTFSVAKRVRTDTAIGENPVSIAFAAVSLAQRIFADIRNSTALLIGAGQTIELVARHLKENGIKRIIVANRTLARAQILANELNAEAIMLGEIGDYLSQADIVISSTASQLPIIGKGMVERATTKRRHSPMLLIDIAVPRDIEPEVEEVNDAYLYTVDDLHSVIEENVRARQDAAKAAEQMIEEGVDAYRRVVESRKVSDLIVNFRQSAEAIKNTELEKALKGLEMGQSPEQVINKLAHGLMNKLIHAPTRYLRDAGAEADQTALTIASNVLGIYEEKDN, from the coding sequence ATGCCGCTAATTACCATAGGTGTCAATCATAAAACCGCGCCCGTTTCGATGCGTGAACGTGTGGCTTTTGCGCCTGAAAAAATGATCGATGCCTTGTCTTCTTTGATCGCTGAGAAAAAAGCCAATGAAGCCGTGATCGTCTCGACCTGTAATCGTACCGAGTTGTATTGCTCTGTTGACGATTTTAGTAAGGCGGATGATGTCATTGCTTGGCTTGGTGAGTATCATGGTATTGCCTTGGCGGAATTGCAGCAATATTGCTATACGCATGCGGATGATGACAGTGTGCGTCATATTATGCGGGTGGCGTCAGGCTTAGACTCTTTGGTTCTGGGCGAACCCCAGATTCTTGGTCAGGTAAAATCCGCTTATGCGGTGTCCCAAGAAGGGGCTTGTATCGGCCCTGAATTACAGTCTTTATTTCAACGCACTTTTTCGGTCGCCAAACGTGTGCGCACAGACACCGCGATTGGCGAAAACCCCGTCTCGATTGCCTTTGCAGCGGTCAGTTTAGCGCAACGCATTTTTGCCGATATCCGCAACAGCACGGCCTTGTTAATTGGTGCTGGACAGACCATTGAGCTAGTGGCTAGGCATCTTAAAGAAAATGGCATTAAACGCATTATTGTGGCGAATCGAACCTTAGCGCGGGCTCAGATTTTAGCGAATGAGCTTAACGCCGAAGCCATTATGTTGGGCGAAATCGGCGATTATTTATCGCAAGCCGACATTGTTATCTCTTCTACCGCCAGCCAGTTGCCCATTATTGGCAAAGGCATGGTGGAGCGCGCAACGACAAAACGTCGACATTCGCCGATGTTGTTAATCGACATTGCTGTGCCCCGTGATATCGAGCCAGAAGTAGAAGAAGTCAACGATGCTTATCTTTATACCGTCGATGATCTGCATTCTGTGATTGAAGAAAACGTCAGAGCAAGGCAAGATGCAGCGAAAGCGGCAGAGCAAATGATCGAGGAAGGCGTTGATGCTTATCGACGCGTGGTAGAATCGAGAAAAGTCTCTGATCTGATTGTCAACTTTAGACAATCTGCAGAAGCCATCAAGAATACAGAATTAGAAAAAGCACTCAAGGGTCTTGAGATGGGACAGTCACCAGAGCAAGTAATCAATAAACTGGCTCATGGTTTAATGAATAAGCTCATTCATGCGCCGACACGCTATTTGCGTGACGCAGGCGCAGAGGCCGATCAAACCGCATTAACCATCGCCTCAAATGTATTGGGCATTTACGAAGAAAAAGATAACTAA